From one Lycium ferocissimum isolate CSIRO_LF1 chromosome 5, AGI_CSIRO_Lferr_CH_V1, whole genome shotgun sequence genomic stretch:
- the LOC132057072 gene encoding probable glutathione S-transferase, with the protein MAEVKLLGFWYSPFSHRVEWALKIKGVKYEYIEEDRNSKSPLLLQSNPVHKKIPVLIHNGKPICESMVILEYIDETFEGPSILPKDPYDRALARFWVKFLDDKIAAMIKTFFRKGEEQEKGKEEVCEMLKVLDNELKDKKFFVGDKFGFADMAANLVGLWLGVFEEASGLVPLVTSEKFPNFCAWRDEYINCSQVKEYLPPRRDELVAFFQARARAAAKK; encoded by the exons ATGGCAGAAGTGAAGTTGCTCGGTTTTTGGTACAGCCCGTTTAGTCACAGAGTTGAGTGGGCTCTAAAAATTAAGGGGgtaaaatatgaatatatagaAGAAGATAGAAATAGCAAGAGCCCTCTACTTCTTCAATCTAATCCAGTTCACAAGAAAATTCCAGTGCTCATTCACAATGGCAAGCCTATTTGTGAGTCTATGGTTATTCTTGAATACATTGATGAGACATTTGAAGGCCCATCCATCTTGCCAAAAGACCCTTATGACCGAGCTTTAGCCCGTTTCTGGGTCAAGTTCCTTGATGATAAG ATAGCAGCTATGATCAAAACTTTCTTTCGCAAAGGAGAGGAGCAAGAGAAAGGTAAAGAGGAAGTTTGTGAGATGCTGAAAGTTCTTGACAATGAGCTCAAGGATAAGAAGTTCTTTGTGGGTGATAAATTTGGTTTTGCTGATATGGCTGCAAATTTGGTGGGGCTTTGGCTAGGAGTTTTTGAAGAAGCCTCTGGACTTGTTCCATTAGTGACAAGtgaaaaatttccaaatttttgtgCTTGGAGAGATGAGTACATTAACTGCAGCCAAGTCAAGGAATATCTACCTCCAAGACGAGATGAGTTGGTTGCTTTTTTCCAAGCTCGAGCTCGTGCTGCTGCTAAAAAATGA